Below is a window of Deltaproteobacteria bacterium DNA.
ATTTCGTCTCTCGTGAAGCCCTTCGTGGAGACATTTTTAGACTGCCTGGATCAGAATTCCCTCCTGCTCCGGCTTTTTTTCCAGGAACGCACCGGAAGCGTACGCGCCATGCGGGCCTCCATATCAAAGGTCACCGATTCCCTGACCAACTCCCTAACCGACGAGCTTGTCCGCTTCGGCAGGGACTCCGGGGCCTGTTCGGGCCAGCAGTGCCGCCTTGCCGCAGAAACCCTCATGACCCTTGCCGTATCGTGCGGAATGGACGTCCTCACGGGAAAGAAGCGGGCCGAGGCCATGGAACGGGCCGTCAACATGTCGGAGCTGGTGCTTTTGGGCGTTTGGGAAAAGGGAGGGTAGGGCGTGGCTTCCAAGAAAACAAAGACCG
It encodes the following:
- a CDS encoding TetR family transcriptional regulator, giving the protein MSFREVQKEQKEKTSQALIEAALDLAEEQGYASLSLRSVARKAGIAPTSFYRHFREMDELGLAIAEQGAQKLLDWMDRFRQSRRAAPVKPPKDPSGRPVLISSLVKPFVETFLDCLDQNSLLLRLFFQERTGSVRAMRASISKVTDSLTNSLTDELVRFGRDSGACSGQQCRLAAETLMTLAVSCGMDVLTGKKRAEAMERAVNMSELVLLGVWEKGG